The sequence CGGGCATCGCCTCCGGTGCTGGTGCTGGTTCCGTCGGCCGGCGCGGTCGCGTGCGCCTGGCCGGCGAGGAGTTCGGCGCACTTCTCGCCGACCATCAGGACGCCGATCATCGGGTTGACGGCGGGCATGGTCGGGAAGACGGACGCGTCGGCGATCCGGATGCCCTGAAGGCCACGGATGCGCAGCTGCGGGTCCACGACGGCCTCGTGGTCGTCGGTGGCGCCCATCCTGCAGGTGCCCGCCGGGTGGTAGACGGTGTGGGCGACCTTGCGGGCGTACTCGCTGATGTCCTCGTCCGAGGTGACCTCGGGGCCGGGGCACACCTCGCGCTTGAGCCAGTGGGCCAGCGGCTCGGTGCGTGCGATCTCGCGGGCGAGCTTGATGCCGTCGACCAGGGTGCGGCCGTCGTAGTCGTCCTCGTCGGTGAAGTAGCGGAAGTCCAGGGCCGGCTTGACCTCGGGGTCGGCGCTCGTGAGGTAGAGGCGGCCCCGGCTGCGCGGCTTGGGGATGTTCGGGGTCATCGACACGCCGTGCTCGGGCTTCTCGTAGCCGAGCCGCTCCGGATTGTCGGTGAAGGGGATCTGGTAGAAGTGGAACATCAGGTCCGGGCCCCGGGATCCGGGGTCGCGGCGGACGAAGAGTCCCGCGTCGGAGTCCATCGCGGAGTTCTCCGGGATGGGCCCGTCGGTCTCCCAGACGATGACGGACTCCGGGTGGTCGAGCAGGTTCTCGCCGACGCCCGGAAGGTCGTGGCGGACCTCGATGCCCAGCGCCGACAGGTCCTCGCGCGGGCCGATCCCGGAGTGCATCAGCAGCCGGGGGGTGTCCACCGCGCCCGCGCAGACGATGACTTCGCGGGCCGCGCGCAGCAGCACCTCCTCGCCGTCCTTCCTACGGACGTGGACGCCGGTGGCGCGGGTGCCGTCGAACTCCAGGCGGTAGGCCCAGGTCTCCAGCAGGATCCGGAGGTTGGGGCGGTCACCGGCCTCGATGTGCGGGTGGAGGTAGGCCACCGAGGCGGACGAGCGCTTGTTGTTCTCGGGGTGGTAGGCGAGGTCGAAGAAGCCGACGCCCTCGTGGAACGGCTTGCGGTTGAAGCCCTCCACGCGCGGGACCCCGGCCGCCTCCTGGGCCGCGTCGACGAAGTCGCGGGCGATGGCGTTGCGGTCCTTCTCGTCGACCGGGACGATGTTGTTGCGGAGCTTGGCGAAGTACGGGTCCATCGCGGCGGCGTCCCAGCCGTCGGCGCCCGCCTCGGCCCACTCGTCCCAGTCGCCGGGCAGCGGCTTGAAGCTGATCAGCGTGTTGTGCGAGGAGCATCCGCCCAGCACCCGGGCGCGGCTGTGCCGGATGTGGCTGTTGCCGCGCGGCTGCTCGGTGGTCGGGTAGTCGTAGTCCAGGTCACCGCCGAGCAGGCCGAGCCAGCGGCGCAGGGTCAGCACGTCGTCTCGGTCGATGTCGGTGGGACCGCCCTCGATCACGGTGACGGTGACGTCGGGGTCCTCGGTGAGCCGGGAGGCGATGACCGACCCGGCGGTGCCGCCGCCGACGATCACGTAGTCGGCCACGGCGCCCTCGGGATCGGGGACTGCGGTGCTGCGGGGGGTGGAAGGCATCGGTCACTGCTCCTTCTGCAAGGTTCGTGCGTGTGCGTGGTGCTGCGAACAGCCGGGCGGGGCCCCGGGGTCACTCCGGCCCGGGGCCCCCGCAGGCGTCAGCCGGCGAACCAGCGCTGGGGGCGCGGGTTGAGGTTCTGGTAGATGTGCTTGGACTCGCGGTACTCGGCGAGTCCCGTCGGGCCCAGCTCGCGTCCCGTGCCGGACTTCCCGAAGCCGCCCCACTCCGCCTGGGGGAGGTAGGGGTGGTAGTCGTTGATCCAGACGGTGCCGTGGCGCAGCCGTCCGGCGACCCGGCGGGCGCGGCCGGCGTCGGTCGTCCACACGGCGCCCGCGAGCCCGTAGTCGGTGTCGTTGGCCAGCGTGACGGCCTCTTCCTCGGTGCGGAAGGTCTCGACGGTGAGGATCGGGCCGAAGGTCTCCTCGCGGACCACCTTCATCTCGCGGTGGCAGCCGTCGAGGACGGTCGGCCGGTAGAAGTAGCCGCCCTCGGGGAGTACGTCGCTGGGCTTCGGGCGCTCCCCGCCGGCCCGGACGACCGCGCCCTCCTCGCGGGCGGAGGCGACGTAGGCCTCGACCTTGGCGAGCTGCTGCGCGGAGACGAGGGGGCCGCACTCGACGCCGTCGAGCGTGCCGCGGCCGAGGCGGACGGCGTCGGCGCGGCGGGCCAGTTCGGTGACGAAGCGCTCGCTGACCGTGTCCTGGATGATCAGGCGGGCGCCGGCGGAGCAGACCTGGCCGCTGTGGAAGAACGCGGCGTTCAGGGCCTGGTCGACAGCGGTGTCGAAGTCCTCGTCGGTGGCGCAGGCGTCGGCGAAGACCACGTTGGGGTTCTTGCCGCCGAGTTCGAGGGCCACCTTCTTCACGGTGGGCGCGGCGGCCTGGGCCACCTTCGTACCGCTGGCGAGACCGCCGGTGAAGGAGACCAGGTCGACGTCCGGGTGCTCGGAGAGCCGGGCGCCCACCGGGTCGCCCGCGCCGGTGACGAGGTTGGCGACGCCGTCGGGGAGTCCGGCCTCGGCGAGCAGCTTGATCAGGTGGACGGTGGAGAGCGGGGTGACCTCGCTGGGCTTGAGCACGAAGGTGTTGCCCGCGGCGAGGGCCGGGGCGATCTTCCAGCTGGCCTGGAGGAGGGGGTAGTTCCAGGGCGCGATGAGGGCGCAGACGCCGACGGGCTCGTGGACGACGATGCTGTGGACCTCGGGGTCGCCGGCGTCGACGACCCGGCCGCCGCTCTCGTTCATCACGAGGTCGGCGAAGTAGCGGAAGGCGTTCGTGACGTCGTCGACGTCGACCCGGCCCTCCTCCAGGGTCTTGCCGGTGTCGCGGCTCTCGGTGATCGCGATCTCCTCGCGGTCCCGCTGGAGGAGCTCGGCGACCCGGCGCAGCAGCCCGGCCCGCTCGGCGACGGGCCGGTGCGGCCAGGGGCCGTCGTCGAAGGCGCGCCGCGCGGCGGCGATCGCCGCGTCGGTGTCCGCCACGCCGCCCTCCGCCACGACGGCCAGGGCGGTGGCGTCGGCGGGGTCGAGGACCGTGCGGGTTTCGCCCGATACGGCAGCCCGCCAGGTGCCGTCGATGTGGATGGTGCTGAGCTCCAGCATGTCGTGTTTAGCCTTCCGTGCCTGAAATGCCCCCTCCGGTTTCGGCCAGGGCATGCGCATGGCGGGCCGACGTCCGGCGCACCAGCAGCCTGGACCCCTCCCCCGTGGCGCGGAATGTATGCCGAGAATTTCACGCAGAGTGATGTGACTCACGCGCGGCACTCTCTACGGGGAGTTTCCCGAGCTTCGCCCAGGGCGCTGCGGTGCTGGTCAGGCGGGTGATGGCGGGGCCGCAGGGGACGGGAGAACGGGAGAGAGGCCGCGCGGAGCACGAGACAGGCACGCGCTCGCCCACAAGGACTGGGCAGGCGCGCCGACAGCCCGGATGGACGAGGCGGGCACACCCTCAGCCCGGATGCACGAGGCAGGCGCGCTCAGCCCGGCTGCACGAGGCAGGCGCGCTCAGCCCAGGAGCACGAGGCAGGCGCGCCCTCAGCCCAGGAGGACGGGGAAGGCCGCCATGTCGTTCTGCGTCATCACGGGAAGCCTGGTGATCTCCTCGTCCGGGACGGCGAGACGGAGTTCGGGGAAGCGGGCGAACAGCGCGGGCAGCGCGATGCCCGCCTCGACGCGCGACAGAGCGGCGCCGGGGCAGATGTGCGGGCCGTGACCGAAGGTCATGTGGCGGTTACGGGTGGGCCGGGTGATGTCGAAGGTGTCGGCGTCGGGGCCGTGCTGCTCGGTGTCCCGGCCGATGGCCCGGTAGGAGATGACGACGCCTTCCCCCGTGCGGATCACCCCGTCGCCGACGGCTATGTCCTCGGTGGCGAACCGCATCAGCAGATGGGTGGTGGGGGTGTCCCAGCGCAGCGTCTCCTCGATCACGGCGTCCCAGCCGATCTCCCCGTCGAGCACCTTGCGCAGCTGGCCCGGGTGGGAGAGGAGGGCGCGCACGGCGTTGAGGACGAGTCCGATGGTGGTCTCGTGCCCGGCGGCGACCATGGCCTTGAGGTTGCCCACCACCTCCTCCTCGGTGAGCGGTTCGCCGCCCTCCTCGGCCAGGATCAGCGCACTGGTGAGGTCGTCCGTGGGCCGGGCGGTCTTCTCCCGTACGAGGCTGGCGTAGAAGACGTCCAGCTCCGCCAGCAGGGCGAGGCGTTCGTCCTGCGGGGTGAGCATCGAGAAGAACGCCTTGTACTGCCGGGTGAGCATGGCGTGCTGGGACGCGTCGACGCCCATCAGCATGCCGACGACCTTCATCGGCAGCGGCTGGGCGAAGACCGCCTTCAGGTCGACGACCCCGTCCTCGCCCTGGGCGGCGTCGAGGTCGTCCAGCAGCTCTTCGGTGAACTTCTCGATGTCCGGGCGGATCGCCTCCAGGCGCCGGGGAGTCAGCGCCTGCGACGTCTTGGTGCGCAGCCGCCGGTGTTCGGCACCGTCGACGGTGAACATGGAACGCCCGGCGTCGATCATGCCGATCAGCGGCCAGGCACGTGTCACCGCTCCGCTCCGCCACGCACCCCAGGCGTCGATGTCCTTCACCAGGCGCGGGTCGACGAGCAGTTGGCGCGCCTCGGCGTGCCGGGTGACCGCCCAGGCCGGGACGCCGAGCAGGTCGATCCGGGCGAGGACCCCGGCGTCGCGCAGTCGCAGGGTCTCGCCGTCCAGGTCCTGGACCATGGGGTCGATGGTGATGACCTCGGCGTCCCGGCCGGCTCGGTCGGTTTCGGCGTGCGGGCAGTTCACTACGCGTCTCCTGTCGTTCGTACGGGCGTGAAGCGGACGGGCAGCGCGGTCGTGCCGCGCAGGAAGGCGGACGGCCTGCGGACCAGCTCGGTTGCGGGGACGGCCAGTTCGAGATCGGGCAGCCGGTCCAGCAGCACTTCGATCCCGGTACGGGCGATGATCTCGGCGATCTCCTGGGCGGGGAAGGGGCAGCGGTACTCGCCGTGGCTGAACGCCAGGTGGGCACTGTTGCCGCCCTGCCCGGAGCGGACGGCGGAGGCGCTGACCTGCTGCCGGATGTGCGGGTCGGCGTTGGCGGCGCCGAGGCCGAGCAGCAGCATGTCGCCGCGGGCGATGCTCCGGCCGCCGAGCCGGGTGTCGCGCGCGGCCCAGCGGCCGGCCAGGATCTGCGTGGGGCCGTCCTCCCAGAGCACCTCGTTCATGGCCTCGGCGACGCTGTGCCGGCCGCCGGAGAGCGCGTCGGCGAACTGGTCCTCGGTGAGCATCAGCCGGGTGGAGTTGCTGATCCAGTCGGCGGTGGTGAGGTGCCCTGCGGCCGTGACGGCCATCAGGTCGAGGGCGTACTCCTCGTCGGTGAACGGTCCCGGATGGGCCAGCATCCGCGAGGTCACGTCGTCGCCGGGGCGGGCCCGCTTGTCGGCGACGAGGCGCTGCATGTGCTCGCCGAAACGCAGATGCGCCTTCTGCGCGTCGGGCCCGCCGTCGGCGAGGTCCTTGAGCACCCGCGCGATGTCGGCCCCCTCGTCGTCGGGGAAGCCGACGAGCCGGGCGAGCACGA is a genomic window of Streptomyces sp. YPW6 containing:
- a CDS encoding aldehyde dehydrogenase family protein, with the translated sequence MLELSTIHIDGTWRAAVSGETRTVLDPADATALAVVAEGGVADTDAAIAAARRAFDDGPWPHRPVAERAGLLRRVAELLQRDREEIAITESRDTGKTLEEGRVDVDDVTNAFRYFADLVMNESGGRVVDAGDPEVHSIVVHEPVGVCALIAPWNYPLLQASWKIAPALAAGNTFVLKPSEVTPLSTVHLIKLLAEAGLPDGVANLVTGAGDPVGARLSEHPDVDLVSFTGGLASGTKVAQAAAPTVKKVALELGGKNPNVVFADACATDEDFDTAVDQALNAAFFHSGQVCSAGARLIIQDTVSERFVTELARRADAVRLGRGTLDGVECGPLVSAQQLAKVEAYVASAREEGAVVRAGGERPKPSDVLPEGGYFYRPTVLDGCHREMKVVREETFGPILTVETFRTEEEAVTLANDTDYGLAGAVWTTDAGRARRVAGRLRHGTVWINDYHPYLPQAEWGGFGKSGTGRELGPTGLAEYRESKHIYQNLNPRPQRWFAG
- a CDS encoding GMC oxidoreductase, giving the protein MPSTPRSTAVPDPEGAVADYVIVGGGTAGSVIASRLTEDPDVTVTVIEGGPTDIDRDDVLTLRRWLGLLGGDLDYDYPTTEQPRGNSHIRHSRARVLGGCSSHNTLISFKPLPGDWDEWAEAGADGWDAAAMDPYFAKLRNNIVPVDEKDRNAIARDFVDAAQEAAGVPRVEGFNRKPFHEGVGFFDLAYHPENNKRSSASVAYLHPHIEAGDRPNLRILLETWAYRLEFDGTRATGVHVRRKDGEEVLLRAAREVIVCAGAVDTPRLLMHSGIGPREDLSALGIEVRHDLPGVGENLLDHPESVIVWETDGPIPENSAMDSDAGLFVRRDPGSRGPDLMFHFYQIPFTDNPERLGYEKPEHGVSMTPNIPKPRSRGRLYLTSADPEVKPALDFRYFTDEDDYDGRTLVDGIKLAREIARTEPLAHWLKREVCPGPEVTSDEDISEYARKVAHTVYHPAGTCRMGATDDHEAVVDPQLRIRGLQGIRIADASVFPTMPAVNPMIGVLMVGEKCAELLAGQAHATAPADGTSTSTGGDAR
- a CDS encoding cytochrome P450, translating into MTNPSSATPASPTGTGGCPRGAAEGAVALGGPGFDTEPQELYRAMRREHGPVVPVELPGGFPAWLVIGYRELHQVTSDGELYPRDVSLWNQWGSIPADWPLLPMVGTPMPSIYFTAGAEHRRHVDMVVPALEGADPFEIRQHCEQLADRLIDAVCTRGTADLVSEYAEPLPVLVLARLVGFPDDEGADIARVLKDLADGGPDAQKAHLRFGEHMQRLVADKRARPGDDVTSRMLAHPGPFTDEEYALDLMAVTAAGHLTTADWISNSTRLMLTEDQFADALSGGRHSVAEAMNEVLWEDGPTQILAGRWAARDTRLGGRSIARGDMLLLGLGAANADPHIRQQVSASAVRSGQGGNSAHLAFSHGEYRCPFPAQEIAEIIARTGIEVLLDRLPDLELAVPATELVRRPSAFLRGTTALPVRFTPVRTTGDA
- a CDS encoding cytochrome P450; the encoded protein is MVQDLDGETLRLRDAGVLARIDLLGVPAWAVTRHAEARQLLVDPRLVKDIDAWGAWRSGAVTRAWPLIGMIDAGRSMFTVDGAEHRRLRTKTSQALTPRRLEAIRPDIEKFTEELLDDLDAAQGEDGVVDLKAVFAQPLPMKVVGMLMGVDASQHAMLTRQYKAFFSMLTPQDERLALLAELDVFYASLVREKTARPTDDLTSALILAEEGGEPLTEEEVVGNLKAMVAAGHETTIGLVLNAVRALLSHPGQLRKVLDGEIGWDAVIEETLRWDTPTTHLLMRFATEDIAVGDGVIRTGEGVVISYRAIGRDTEQHGPDADTFDITRPTRNRHMTFGHGPHICPGAALSRVEAGIALPALFARFPELRLAVPDEEITRLPVMTQNDMAAFPVLLG